CTAATGCTTAATCCAAGCTTTGATGATGAAACTTCACGCACAATCTCTGGTGGTAGCCCTTGGGAATCGTAAAGTGTTATTAAGTCATCTACGGTTAATTCCCTCTTTCCAGTTTTCCTCTCCCTATCCTTAATGACCCTATCAATAATACTCGGCGCCTGCCTAAGTAATTCCTTGAATTTCTTCTCCTCAAGATCCACTAACTCGAGTATTGTCTGTCTCTCCTCATAAACCTCGGGATAATCCCCCTTAAGGAACTCAAGTTCCATATTCATGATTTCCGTAAGCGGCATTTCAATACCTGAAACATACATACTCCTCAGCATCCTCCTGAGTAATAGCCTGCCTAGATAACCAACGCCTGAATTGCTTGGTATGGCCCCATCAGCCATCATCCATGATAGTGTCCTACCATGGTCACTAAGTATGTAGAGAGTTTCCTGGGCCTTAAGTATATTCTTAATTTCGTTAATATTCATCCCAACCTTCCCCGATATATATTCATAGGCCTTCTCAATGCTCGTAACCTCAGGATCAAGCTGACCAAAGTAAGTGGCCATATGCATTAGCATCTCATTACTGGGTCTAGGAAGGCCTAGTTTACTCCTTAATTGTTCAATGAATGACCCAAAGACCGCATCATAAACTGTGGGTTTACCTGTGAGCAACCAGTAAATTCTCTCGAGTCCATATCCAGTATCCACGATCTTCATGGGCATTTCCACATACTTACCATTAACAGTCCTGTAATGCATGAAAACGAGTGTAGCCACCTCCAAGCCGCCAACAAGTATTTCAAGGCACTCACCTGCATTACCACCACCCTCCCAAATGTTCTCCTTATACGTAATCTCATCATCCCTAAGGCCAATCTCCTTAGTGAAGAATTCATGGGCGTACTCAACAGTCTCATCAATCCAATAAACGTACTTATCGGGATAGTTAAAGGCGTGGTGAGCCATCATCTCAAAGCCCGTTAGGTGCCTACCGCTACGACCGACCTTATCAATATCCGTAAACCTAATACTTGGCTGAGAGAGCGTTAGTGGGTTTGCTGGTGGTGGGACTATTCCCTCGGTAACCCATGGTTGAAAATCATATATTGATGCACCAACTAAGTAAACATCAGTTCTCCATCGTGCAACCACTGGGTATCTCTTGATCCTAGCATGTCCATGCTTCTCAAAGAAGTTTAGGAACTTCTCTCTAACATCCCTAATGGACTCGGGCCTGAACTTACCAGGTGGGTTGCCTATGAATAGGTATGGCGTGCATGGTTGATCACCACAAGTCTCTTGCTTCTTATCAAGTGTCCAAAAGTAATGCTTACAATATGGACATTGTCTCCTATAGAATCCCATCCTATCAAACAACCTAGTCCTCAATTCCTCCATAACTTAACGATAAATAAAAATAAGATTCTTTTTATATTTTGTTTCTGTCATAAATTCAACTTGCTACTTGCGCTTTGACTCAATATCGCGGAAATACTTATACAAACCATCAATGGCCATACCGAATAAGTGATAATGAGCTCTCATATTCCTTAATCTATCATAAACCCTCTTAAGATCCTGGTCCCTTTCCAAGAGCATTCTTTCAAGGTCATTAACGCTTAACCTCTCTCTAACGGCCTCCTCAGCAGTCCTACCCCAAATATCCACCTGCCTAAGATGTCTATTTAATAAGTCAGTGGCATTGGGAACCAATAAGTGATGAGTGTAGGCTATGTATGCTGGATTCCTTGCAATCAGCTTCTTGATACTGTCAACATATAGGTCAAACCTAAGTGGTTCCATTGTGGTTGGTATTATATAATCAAGGTCCTTAACATAAATACCGGCTGCATCACCAACAATGAGTATGTTCCAGGGTTCAACCACGAAGGATTGGTGGTGACTAGCATGACCTGGTGTATGTATTACCTCTACCGTAATATCACCAATGGTGGTCCTATCACCATCCTTGGTCTCCCTCGCGTTCTTACCCGGTATTTCAAGGGGCTTACCATATAATTCACCAAGCCATCCCATGGCATCCCTAGCTGGTACCCAAATAATGTCTGGATTTGGTAAGACCTTTGAGCCTCTAGGATGTACATAAACCTCAATGTTCGGGTTCAATTCAGTCAATATGCCAGTACCGCCATAATGATCAATATGAACATGAGTAATAAATGCGTGGGTCACGTTACCCGGCAAACTCCTTAGGGCATTCTTTAGATCATTACTGGATACTGCCGGCCCTCCCTCAAACACTACTACACCCCTGCCCGTGTTTATTGCATAGACCGAGACTAAATTACTGATTCCACCAGGTTCGAGGTCTATTTGATATACATTATTCATTACCTCAATTACCCGCACCATGCACTATTCATACCTTACAGCTTAATAAGTTATATCATACTATATATACTATGTAATTTAAAGATCCTATGTACAGGAAAATTGCCTTTAATTAACCAAATAGATTTGAAAAGCCAGCGGCAATGTCCTCCTCACTTGGGCCCTCCTTCTTCTCTTCCTCAATAGTTTCTTTCTTCTCCTCAGTCTTTTTCTCGGCCCTTGCTTGTTCGGTCTCGGTCTTCACTTGTTGAGGTTGCTGAGTAACTTGAAGACCTAACTCAGGAGCCTTCGGGGCTATTATCGAGGCCAATGCATGAGCTTCTGATGCCGCCTTAATCAATATGTACCGAGCGGTCTCTGGAGTTATGTACCTAGCATTAATGGCTAGGTTCATGGCCTCCATGTAGGCCTTCGTAATTGATATCCTAAGTACCTCAGGTGTTGGATACGCCGTATTAACTGCCAGGTTAAATGCGCCCTTAACAGCATCCTCAATCATGGATCTATAGGTCCTCGCGTCTAATTTCAGTTCATCAGCAGTAATTACATACTTACCTCTCAATATTACTGCCTTTATCTTCAAGGTCTCGAATACTGGTCTTATACTCAATTTCTTCAGGAT
This is a stretch of genomic DNA from Vulcanisaeta moutnovskia 768-28. It encodes these proteins:
- the alaS gene encoding alanine--tRNA ligase — translated: MEELRTRLFDRMGFYRRQCPYCKHYFWTLDKKQETCGDQPCTPYLFIGNPPGKFRPESIRDVREKFLNFFEKHGHARIKRYPVVARWRTDVYLVGASIYDFQPWVTEGIVPPPANPLTLSQPSIRFTDIDKVGRSGRHLTGFEMMAHHAFNYPDKYVYWIDETVEYAHEFFTKEIGLRDDEITYKENIWEGGGNAGECLEILVGGLEVATLVFMHYRTVNGKYVEMPMKIVDTGYGLERIYWLLTGKPTVYDAVFGSFIEQLRSKLGLPRPSNEMLMHMATYFGQLDPEVTSIEKAYEYISGKVGMNINEIKNILKAQETLYILSDHGRTLSWMMADGAIPSNSGVGYLGRLLLRRMLRSMYVSGIEMPLTEIMNMELEFLKGDYPEVYEERQTILELVDLEEKKFKELLRQAPSIIDRVIKDRERKTGKRELTVDDLITLYDSQGLPPEIVREVSSSKLGLSISVPDDFYSRLAAKYQRQIGEEKPKVDVNPVEVQDLPQTRELFYENMRLFQFNAKVLRVIRGKYVVFDQTAFYPEGGGQVADHGVIRHSRGEARVIDVQRVGPVIVHAIEGEPPMDGENIEGIVDATRRLDLMRMHTATHILLQSIRRVLGRHIWQAGAEKNVPFSRLDVTHYKLPTRDEIKKIEELANQMVVANYPVIIRWLSRTDAESKFGVYIYQGGAVPGARLRIVQVGTDNDPYDVEACGGMHVGNTGEIGMIKIVKVEKIQEGVVRFIFTTGRHAVNYADSLEDSINEISELIGKSREEVVKGVKELLNDMGRMESRIKVLTRKAIKGDIAEAMGKEIIVNGIGLTYMEYENEDKNYIQEFAKEYLGSRPNTVLLVINRVNNGTEYMIYLGSEAAKHVNAKDLIAKLNPGVNGRGGGSVTYGQGFTQGRPSIDTFVSIIKSLL
- a CDS encoding MBL fold metallo-hydrolase, whose protein sequence is MVRVIEVMNNVYQIDLEPGGISNLVSVYAINTGRGVVVFEGGPAVSSNDLKNALRSLPGNVTHAFITHVHIDHYGGTGILTELNPNIEVYVHPRGSKVLPNPDIIWVPARDAMGWLGELYGKPLEIPGKNARETKDGDRTTIGDITVEVIHTPGHASHHQSFVVEPWNILIVGDAAGIYVKDLDYIIPTTMEPLRFDLYVDSIKKLIARNPAYIAYTHHLLVPNATDLLNRHLRQVDIWGRTAEEAVRERLSVNDLERMLLERDQDLKRVYDRLRNMRAHYHLFGMAIDGLYKYFRDIESKRK